One Arthrobacter sp. StoSoilB20 DNA segment encodes these proteins:
- a CDS encoding Ig-like domain-containing protein, translated as MGVLRNARLPACVGWPGRRWGAAVYQGNFGAVRNFFGKMRLTRRQNKKFIAGTAATAAGALLITGAVLYPGFKTTEVDLNDGGVWVVSKTKNAVGRLNYPSRVLDGAVTPATTTFDVLQHDGNVFVDDESGSTINQVSAANLKLGGDKQLPSSSQVSYGSTVLSVTDPARGKVWALSPSTVNGFDEEGTEPVLTGEQGLVSAVGADNRIYTADPGKGEITVTAVDANGERTDSQVTKIDELKGAGDLQIAVVGDRPVVLDAGSGNLFLPGGRKLQLQDAREAKLQQSGEDSSFVAIATRKALLKQPLDGATAATVNADGEGVPAAPVQVSKCVHAAWSGANKYVRDCENDADDKKNDVPKASASPSYVFRVNRDLVVLNDVNSGSVWLVNQNMQLVNNWDDVVPPKNQSDDQDQESADNNTINVLPDRTKPNRAPETKPDEFGVRPGRTTILSVLDNDSDPDGDVLTAAVGANGPKSGALENIYGGSAFQLKVPADAKPGTETFDYNASDGRGLSAGGQVTLRVVAPEDNKPPFFKRGEPTTMLVEQGKSVSQNILTDWMDPDGDDLVLLDAKTDNDQDQVKVRRDGLLTYQDSGAAPGKKNVTITVWDGRATTTGRIVVNVQPPGALAPVVNADHVTAVVGQDLVIAPLKNDVDPNGGALRVAHVEAAGPAELGPVTDGGTFTFRSTTPGPVYLTYIASNGPQSSQGLIRVDVESGKDSGAPVAVHDVALLPVGGSVLVDPLANDSDPSGGVLVLQSVTVPDGSSASVSVIDHSVLRVTDVLGAKEPFVFSYTMSNGRASATGTVGVVPVPAPAVVEAPQPKPDEVNVRVNDVVTIPVLDNDTHPQGEELSVDPVLAQTIPEEDGKAFISEKTLRFIAGPTPKTVRAIYNAVDPQGQKSAAAVTIHILPLEGAQNSRPQPQNLTARVVAGGSVRIPVPLDGIDPDGDSVQLTGIDSTPTMGTATAGSSFIDFVAAGDGAGTDTFRYKVIDRQGAVNTGTVTVGVAPRGEDNQKPAPVDDEVRVRPGRQIAVDATANDTDPDGDIIRILTDSIEADAGLEAQVSKTSGRVLVTAPAAEGTVNVRYSVADDRDAVGQASIRVIVKNDIPLQAPIARDDRVTSAQTLGKTAVDVPVLKNDEDPDGVGENLKVTTGLETARPGSEGNVVVDLTEQPQLVPYTVEDVDGQKSTAIIWVPGIGQQVPTLAKDEVVELVSGQSVTVNLAEWVKVRDGKSPRLTQADRIKLIGADGSDPVAGNGTAIKYTAGAEYVGPGSISFEVTDGSGPDDPNGLKSTLSIRTKVLPDPNKNNPPVLLGSDVDVPKGDSASLDLEKLASDPDSEDVQNMKYELVGAPPGGFKVNVDGKTLKVSADDSVQIGQGGTVQVKAKDPRGLEAIATYKLRLTASNRPKPVANDDVEPEAQSGKPVTVNALANDSNPFPDTPLKIVSAVTETGQGTAEAGGGNVTVTPAGGFTGTMVVAYTVQDKTGELSRYATGRIRLTVKDKPAAPTTPLAQSVGDQTALLTWNAPADRGSPITKYTVYGENGFKQDCPANTCTLTGLTNNVKYHFAVTATNAINESERSPVSAEVRPDVKPDTPVAPTLKFGDKQLSVAWIAPGSKGSPIKSYDLEISPAPAGQNPQIQNLTGNSHVWTGLTNGVAYKVRVLARNDAKEPSEWSPYSAAETPAGVPATPAAPSVAGAKPLGNQSQLQVTWAAPNNNGDAVSAYTLTTYRGGAVVATQSVGATSQNVTVANAEADYTFTVSATNKAGVSGVSQQSAAIRAAGKPGTVGSGSVTATGTSGQLTVAFTPLTAAERNGSQDNEITYRWQTAYGSGPIGRGGGSIGGQPNGTNVVVNIIATSVKNGMAGDAKAIGTGNPYGPPNAPNVSGGKSAKGDGQVHWTWNNPAMNGRPLDHYEVSLDNGGWTSVGKANSYDAPGGGWDKTRQLKVRAVTVVAGPGSGNVNATSGADPTPPPPPSTTIQAHNNTCPGKPGQPDTFNPSGPSCGVGWVSRSEGRLKIDCTKNIYNNGTPWYRVTEGSHPGWFVKSTTVDIYGSRPGGC; from the coding sequence ATGGGGGTACTGCGGAATGCACGGCTGCCGGCATGTGTCGGTTGGCCCGGACGCCGCTGGGGAGCGGCTGTATATCAAGGGAATTTTGGGGCTGTGAGAAATTTCTTCGGCAAGATGAGGCTGACGAGGCGTCAAAACAAGAAGTTCATAGCGGGAACTGCTGCAACGGCAGCGGGCGCGTTGTTGATCACCGGGGCTGTGCTGTACCCGGGTTTCAAGACCACTGAGGTGGACTTGAACGACGGCGGCGTGTGGGTTGTGAGCAAGACCAAGAACGCCGTGGGCCGGTTGAACTACCCGTCGCGTGTTCTCGATGGTGCCGTGACTCCGGCAACCACCACCTTTGACGTCCTGCAGCATGACGGCAACGTCTTTGTCGACGACGAATCCGGTTCCACCATCAACCAGGTCTCTGCCGCGAACCTCAAGCTTGGCGGCGACAAGCAGCTGCCGTCGTCCTCGCAGGTGAGCTACGGTTCCACCGTCCTGTCGGTGACCGATCCCGCCCGGGGCAAGGTTTGGGCGTTGTCGCCCTCCACCGTCAACGGTTTCGATGAAGAAGGCACCGAACCGGTCCTGACCGGCGAACAGGGATTGGTTTCTGCTGTGGGTGCCGATAACCGCATCTACACTGCGGATCCGGGGAAGGGCGAAATCACCGTTACCGCGGTTGATGCCAATGGCGAGCGGACAGACTCACAGGTCACCAAAATTGACGAACTCAAAGGCGCCGGAGACCTCCAGATCGCCGTCGTGGGGGACAGGCCGGTAGTCCTCGACGCCGGTTCCGGCAACCTGTTCCTGCCCGGTGGCCGCAAACTCCAGTTGCAGGACGCACGGGAAGCCAAGCTGCAACAGAGCGGCGAGGACAGCAGCTTCGTTGCCATTGCCACGCGGAAAGCCCTGCTGAAGCAGCCCTTGGATGGGGCCACCGCGGCAACAGTCAACGCCGACGGTGAAGGTGTCCCGGCAGCGCCAGTGCAGGTCAGCAAGTGTGTTCACGCAGCTTGGTCCGGGGCCAACAAGTATGTCCGCGACTGCGAGAACGATGCCGATGACAAGAAGAACGACGTCCCCAAGGCAAGTGCTTCGCCCAGCTACGTTTTCCGCGTCAACCGCGACCTCGTAGTCCTCAATGACGTGAACTCGGGCAGCGTGTGGCTGGTCAACCAGAACATGCAGCTCGTCAACAACTGGGACGATGTTGTCCCTCCCAAGAACCAGTCCGATGACCAGGACCAGGAGTCCGCGGACAACAACACCATCAACGTCCTGCCGGACCGCACCAAACCCAACCGTGCTCCGGAAACCAAGCCGGACGAGTTCGGTGTCAGGCCTGGCCGAACCACTATCCTCAGCGTCCTGGACAATGATTCAGACCCCGACGGCGACGTCCTCACCGCAGCGGTGGGCGCGAACGGACCCAAATCGGGGGCGCTGGAGAACATCTATGGTGGCTCAGCGTTCCAGCTCAAGGTTCCCGCTGACGCCAAGCCCGGTACGGAAACCTTCGACTACAACGCTTCGGACGGACGTGGCTTGTCCGCCGGTGGCCAGGTGACGCTGCGCGTGGTCGCTCCGGAGGACAACAAGCCTCCCTTCTTCAAACGCGGCGAGCCCACCACCATGCTGGTGGAGCAGGGCAAGTCCGTCAGCCAGAACATCCTGACAGACTGGATGGACCCTGACGGCGACGACCTCGTGCTTCTGGACGCCAAGACGGACAACGACCAGGACCAGGTGAAGGTCCGCCGCGACGGCCTGCTCACGTACCAGGACTCGGGTGCAGCACCGGGCAAGAAGAACGTCACCATCACGGTATGGGACGGCCGGGCCACCACCACGGGCAGGATCGTTGTCAACGTTCAGCCGCCGGGCGCTTTGGCGCCGGTGGTCAACGCCGACCACGTCACGGCAGTGGTGGGCCAGGACCTTGTCATCGCACCCCTCAAGAACGACGTCGACCCCAACGGTGGCGCTTTGCGCGTTGCCCACGTGGAGGCCGCCGGACCTGCGGAACTGGGTCCAGTGACCGACGGCGGTACGTTCACTTTCCGGAGCACCACACCGGGTCCGGTCTACTTGACGTATATCGCCAGCAATGGCCCCCAAAGCAGCCAAGGCCTGATCCGCGTGGACGTCGAATCCGGCAAGGACTCCGGTGCGCCGGTTGCGGTCCACGACGTCGCCCTGCTCCCGGTAGGTGGCAGCGTCCTGGTTGATCCGCTGGCCAACGACTCGGATCCTTCCGGCGGCGTTCTGGTTCTCCAGTCAGTTACCGTCCCGGATGGCTCCTCGGCCTCGGTCAGCGTGATTGACCACAGCGTCCTGCGCGTTACCGACGTCCTCGGCGCGAAAGAGCCGTTCGTTTTCAGCTACACCATGTCCAACGGCCGTGCCTCGGCCACAGGCACCGTGGGTGTTGTCCCGGTGCCGGCCCCCGCCGTCGTCGAAGCTCCCCAACCGAAACCGGACGAAGTCAACGTCCGCGTTAACGACGTCGTGACCATTCCGGTCCTGGACAACGACACACACCCGCAGGGCGAAGAACTGTCCGTTGATCCCGTACTGGCGCAAACCATTCCGGAAGAGGATGGCAAGGCGTTCATTTCCGAAAAGACCTTGCGTTTCATCGCCGGCCCCACCCCCAAGACCGTGCGTGCCATCTACAACGCCGTGGACCCGCAGGGCCAGAAGAGCGCCGCGGCTGTGACCATCCACATCCTGCCGTTGGAAGGTGCGCAGAACTCACGTCCGCAGCCGCAGAACCTCACCGCACGCGTGGTGGCAGGCGGCAGCGTCCGGATTCCCGTACCGCTGGACGGCATCGACCCCGACGGCGACTCGGTCCAGCTCACGGGCATCGACAGCACCCCCACCATGGGAACCGCGACGGCGGGCAGCAGCTTCATCGATTTCGTCGCCGCAGGTGATGGCGCGGGAACCGACACCTTCCGGTACAAGGTGATTGACCGTCAAGGTGCCGTCAACACCGGAACGGTGACGGTCGGCGTCGCGCCCCGCGGTGAAGACAACCAAAAGCCTGCCCCGGTGGATGACGAAGTGCGGGTTCGGCCCGGACGGCAGATCGCCGTGGATGCCACTGCCAACGACACCGATCCCGACGGCGACATCATCCGTATCCTGACGGACAGCATCGAGGCCGACGCAGGGCTTGAAGCACAGGTCAGCAAGACCAGCGGCCGGGTCCTGGTCACAGCGCCGGCAGCCGAGGGCACTGTCAACGTCCGCTATTCGGTGGCCGATGACCGGGACGCCGTGGGCCAGGCCAGCATCCGGGTGATCGTGAAGAACGACATTCCGCTGCAGGCACCCATCGCACGCGATGACCGCGTCACGTCCGCCCAAACGCTGGGTAAGACCGCAGTGGACGTTCCGGTCCTGAAGAACGACGAGGATCCTGACGGCGTGGGGGAGAACCTCAAGGTCACCACAGGCTTGGAAACGGCCCGCCCCGGTTCCGAAGGAAACGTGGTGGTGGACCTCACCGAGCAGCCGCAACTGGTGCCGTACACCGTGGAAGACGTGGACGGCCAGAAGTCCACAGCCATCATCTGGGTTCCGGGCATCGGCCAGCAGGTTCCGACTCTTGCCAAGGACGAAGTGGTGGAACTGGTTTCGGGCCAGTCCGTCACCGTTAACCTGGCCGAATGGGTCAAGGTGCGCGATGGAAAGTCGCCCCGGTTGACCCAGGCGGACCGCATCAAGCTCATTGGTGCGGACGGCAGCGATCCCGTTGCGGGCAACGGAACGGCCATCAAGTACACCGCCGGTGCCGAATACGTCGGCCCCGGGTCCATCAGCTTCGAAGTCACTGATGGTTCAGGTCCTGATGACCCCAACGGCCTGAAGTCCACGTTGAGTATCCGTACCAAGGTGCTGCCTGATCCGAACAAGAACAACCCGCCGGTGCTGCTTGGCAGTGACGTGGACGTTCCCAAGGGTGACTCGGCCAGCCTGGACCTGGAGAAGCTGGCGTCCGATCCTGACTCCGAGGACGTTCAGAACATGAAGTACGAACTGGTTGGCGCCCCTCCCGGTGGATTCAAGGTGAACGTCGATGGCAAGACCCTGAAGGTCTCCGCCGACGACTCCGTGCAAATCGGGCAAGGCGGCACGGTCCAGGTGAAAGCCAAGGACCCTCGCGGCCTCGAAGCGATTGCGACGTACAAACTGCGGTTGACGGCGTCCAACCGGCCCAAGCCGGTAGCCAATGACGATGTTGAACCGGAGGCGCAATCCGGAAAGCCCGTCACCGTCAATGCCTTGGCGAACGACTCCAATCCGTTCCCGGATACGCCGTTGAAGATCGTTTCGGCTGTGACGGAAACGGGACAAGGAACGGCCGAAGCCGGGGGCGGCAACGTCACGGTAACTCCCGCAGGCGGCTTCACCGGCACCATGGTTGTGGCGTACACAGTGCAGGACAAGACAGGTGAGCTCTCGCGGTATGCGACCGGCCGCATCCGACTCACGGTCAAGGACAAGCCGGCGGCACCCACCACGCCGCTGGCCCAAAGCGTGGGCGACCAGACGGCGTTGCTGACGTGGAACGCGCCTGCTGATCGCGGCTCACCCATCACCAAGTACACGGTGTACGGGGAGAACGGCTTCAAGCAGGACTGTCCCGCGAATACGTGTACGTTGACCGGGCTGACCAACAACGTGAAGTACCACTTTGCCGTCACCGCCACCAATGCGATCAATGAATCCGAGCGCTCTCCGGTTTCCGCCGAAGTCCGTCCGGACGTCAAGCCTGACACTCCGGTTGCTCCCACGCTGAAGTTTGGTGACAAGCAACTCTCGGTGGCCTGGATTGCCCCTGGCAGCAAGGGCTCGCCCATCAAGTCCTACGATCTCGAAATCTCACCGGCTCCGGCCGGTCAGAACCCCCAGATCCAGAACCTCACGGGCAACAGCCACGTCTGGACCGGGCTGACCAACGGTGTGGCCTACAAGGTCCGTGTCCTGGCCCGGAACGACGCCAAGGAACCCTCCGAGTGGAGCCCCTACTCGGCGGCGGAAACGCCGGCCGGCGTACCGGCAACCCCTGCCGCGCCTTCAGTAGCCGGCGCCAAACCCCTTGGCAACCAGAGTCAGCTCCAGGTCACGTGGGCTGCGCCGAACAACAACGGCGACGCCGTGTCCGCCTACACGTTGACCACTTACCGGGGCGGTGCCGTGGTGGCAACGCAGTCGGTGGGGGCGACCTCGCAGAACGTCACCGTTGCCAACGCTGAAGCTGATTACACGTTCACGGTGTCGGCTACCAACAAGGCAGGCGTCAGCGGGGTCAGCCAGCAGTCTGCGGCAATCCGCGCTGCCGGCAAGCCCGGCACGGTGGGCAGTGGCTCCGTCACAGCCACCGGAACCAGTGGCCAACTCACTGTTGCGTTCACACCGCTGACTGCCGCCGAACGCAACGGGTCCCAGGACAACGAGATCACCTATCGCTGGCAAACGGCTTATGGCTCAGGCCCGATCGGCCGTGGAGGTGGAAGTATCGGCGGCCAACCCAACGGCACCAATGTGGTGGTGAACATCATTGCCACCTCGGTCAAGAACGGTATGGCAGGCGATGCCAAGGCCATCGGCACTGGCAACCCGTACGGTCCGCCCAACGCCCCGAATGTCAGTGGTGGAAAGTCTGCCAAGGGTGACGGCCAGGTTCACTGGACCTGGAACAACCCGGCCATGAACGGCCGACCCCTGGACCACTACGAGGTCAGCCTCGACAACGGCGGATGGACGAGCGTAGGTAAGGCAAACAGCTATGACGCCCCCGGCGGCGGCTGGGATAAGACCCGGCAATTGAAGGTCAGGGCAGTCACTGTCGTGGCTGGTCCAGGGAGCGGGAATGTCAACGCCACCAGCGGCGCTGACCCCACGCCGCCACCCCCGCCGTCCACCACAATCCAGGCGCACAACAACACCTGTCCCGGTAAGCCCGGGCAGCCCGATACCTTCAACCCGAGCGGCCCGTCCTGTGGTGTTGGCTGGGTTTCACGGTCCGAGGGACGCCTGAAGATCGATTGCACCAAGAACATCTACAACAACGGCACGCCCTGGTACCGCGTCACCGAGGGCAGCCACCCGGGCTGGTTCGTGAAGTCCACCACTGTGGACATCTACGGCAGCCGTCCCGGCGGTTGCTAG